A single genomic interval of Amycolatopsis albispora harbors:
- a CDS encoding helix-turn-helix transcriptional regulator gives MSEAIYNRIAVLRAERGISRRQLSEALGVHYQTIGYLERGEYSPSLYLALKIAEYFEVAVEVIFSTTPFPRIGDSERTA, from the coding sequence ATGAGCGAGGCGATCTACAACCGGATCGCCGTGCTCCGCGCCGAACGGGGCATTTCGCGGCGCCAGCTGTCCGAGGCGCTCGGCGTGCACTACCAGACCATCGGTTACCTGGAGCGCGGCGAGTACAGCCCGAGCCTCTACCTGGCGCTGAAGATCGCGGAGTACTTCGAGGTGGCGGTCGAGGTGATCTTCTCGACCACCCCCTTCCCGCGCATCGGCGACTCGGAGCGCACGGCCTAG
- a CDS encoding ABC transporter permease: MNPVTNAVRAGLARGRIELRNTLTTGEDLAGTVIPMLILLVVMIFMRGATVPGTDFSLGSAAVPGVLGMQVVFGGMIGVAGQLMVDREDGTLLRAKATPHGMIGYLIGKITMLSATVVVSLLMILVPALFLFDGLFDGGFGAWAGFVAVLVLGMVATMPLGAAIGSLTANPRNMGLVMLPFMGLAAISGIFYPITSLPEWVQWIAQVFPMYWLGLGMRSAVLPDALVAAEIGESWRHLETVGVLGVWAVAGLVLAPILLRRMARRESGSAVAARRERAMQRVGT, from the coding sequence GTGAATCCCGTGACCAACGCCGTCCGGGCCGGGCTGGCCAGGGGGCGCATCGAACTCCGCAACACGCTGACCACCGGTGAGGACCTGGCTGGCACGGTCATCCCGATGCTGATCCTGCTGGTCGTGATGATCTTCATGCGGGGCGCCACGGTGCCCGGCACGGACTTCTCCCTCGGCAGCGCCGCGGTGCCGGGCGTGCTCGGCATGCAGGTGGTCTTCGGCGGCATGATCGGCGTGGCCGGGCAGCTGATGGTGGACCGCGAGGACGGCACGCTGCTGCGCGCGAAGGCCACCCCGCACGGCATGATCGGTTACCTGATCGGCAAGATCACCATGCTCTCGGCCACCGTGGTGGTCAGCCTGCTGATGATCCTGGTGCCCGCGTTGTTCCTGTTCGACGGGCTGTTCGACGGCGGCTTCGGCGCCTGGGCGGGCTTCGTCGCGGTGCTGGTGCTGGGCATGGTCGCCACCATGCCGCTGGGCGCGGCGATCGGCTCGCTGACCGCCAACCCGCGCAACATGGGCCTGGTCATGCTGCCGTTCATGGGGCTCGCGGCGATCTCGGGCATCTTCTACCCGATCACCTCGCTGCCGGAGTGGGTGCAGTGGATCGCGCAGGTGTTCCCGATGTACTGGCTCGGCCTCGGCATGCGCTCGGCGGTGCTGCCGGACGCGCTGGTCGCCGCCGAGATCGGCGAATCGTGGCGGCACCTGGAGACCGTCGGCGTGCTCGGGGTGTGGGCGGTGGCCGGGCTCGTGCTGGCCCCGATCCTGTTGCGTAGGATGGCCCGCCGTGAGTCGGGCTCGGCCGTGGCGGCCCGGCGCGAACGGGCCATGCAGCGGGTGGGGACGTGA
- a CDS encoding ABC transporter ATP-binding protein, which yields MRYGANDVLKGVDFTADRGEVVALLGPNGAGKTTTIEILEGFRMRSGGEVSVLGTDPAHGGEAWRARLGVVLQSWRDHGRFRVRDLLAHLGRYYAPFGTEAINRPWDTDELIETVGLAEHANKRIGRLSGGQRRRLDVAIGIVGKPELLFLDEPTAGFDPEARREFHDLVHRLADDDETTILLTTHDLDEAEKLADRILILADGRIIADGSADELSRRISGEAEIRWTRDGQRFVHLTTESTKFVHELFKQHGDAIGELEVRRASLEDTYMTLVRQAETGQATAAVREFIGEAS from the coding sequence ATGCGCTACGGCGCCAACGACGTGCTCAAGGGGGTGGACTTCACCGCGGACCGGGGCGAGGTGGTGGCGCTGCTGGGCCCGAACGGCGCGGGCAAGACAACCACGATCGAGATCCTGGAAGGCTTCCGCATGCGCTCGGGCGGCGAGGTGTCCGTACTGGGCACCGACCCGGCGCACGGCGGCGAAGCGTGGCGGGCGCGGCTCGGCGTGGTCCTCCAGTCGTGGCGCGATCACGGGCGCTTCCGCGTGCGCGACCTGCTCGCGCACCTCGGCCGCTACTACGCGCCGTTCGGCACCGAGGCGATCAACCGTCCGTGGGACACCGACGAGCTGATCGAAACGGTCGGACTCGCCGAGCACGCGAACAAGCGGATCGGGCGGCTCTCCGGCGGGCAGCGGCGGCGCCTCGACGTGGCCATCGGCATCGTCGGCAAGCCGGAGCTGCTGTTCCTCGACGAGCCGACGGCCGGCTTCGACCCGGAGGCGCGGCGCGAGTTCCACGACCTGGTGCACCGGCTGGCCGACGACGACGAGACCACCATCCTGCTCACCACGCACGACCTGGACGAGGCGGAGAAGCTGGCCGACCGCATCCTGATCCTGGCCGACGGCCGGATCATCGCCGACGGCTCGGCCGACGAGCTGTCCCGCCGGATCAGCGGCGAAGCGGAGATCCGCTGGACCCGCGACGGGCAGCGGTTCGTGCACCTGACCACCGAGTCCACCAAGTTCGTGCACGAGCTGTTCAAACAGCACGGCGACGCCATCGGCGAACTGGAAGTGCGCCGCGCGTCGCTGGAGGACACCTACATGACGCTGGTGCGCCAGGCCGAGACCGGCCAGGCCACCGCCGCGGTCCGCGAATTCATCGGGGAGGCATCGTGA
- a CDS encoding precorrin-3B synthase, translating into MEIRQRADACPGVFATHDAADGALARVRLPGGRVTAAQLRELAACAADLGDGELHLTSRGNLQLRGLERDDPRLARRLAAAGLLPRPSHERVRNYLASPVPEVDDLVAALDEAVCAVPELAALPGRFLFAIDSGRGDVAGERADVTWCDGAFLIDGEDTGVRVPRDRAVDALVTAARAFVASRGDAWRLRESAAARAQVLAAVRPLGTVEAPGEVPRSGPPPVGGRVVAPWFGCLSGTQARALAALAPSVVVTPWRSIVLPAAHPSLADAGFFVDPSTPGVALSACIGSPGCAKSHADVRAEASRVAAALPVSLRAHFSGCDRRCGRPRGDHVDVVAADDGGCFVDGQRFSSVDEWREGRV; encoded by the coding sequence GTGGAAATCCGCCAGCGTGCCGACGCCTGCCCCGGCGTGTTCGCCACGCACGACGCCGCCGACGGGGCGCTGGCCAGGGTGCGGCTGCCCGGCGGCCGCGTCACCGCCGCCCAGCTGCGTGAACTCGCCGCCTGCGCGGCGGACCTCGGCGACGGCGAACTCCACCTGACTTCACGCGGGAACCTGCAACTGCGTGGCCTGGAGCGGGACGACCCGCGGCTGGCGCGGCGGCTTGCCGCCGCCGGGCTGCTGCCGCGGCCCAGCCACGAACGGGTGCGCAACTACCTCGCGTCCCCGGTGCCCGAAGTGGACGACCTGGTCGCCGCGCTGGACGAGGCGGTCTGCGCGGTGCCGGAACTCGCCGCGCTGCCGGGGCGCTTCCTGTTCGCGATCGACAGCGGACGCGGTGACGTCGCCGGTGAGCGCGCGGACGTCACCTGGTGCGACGGCGCCTTCCTGATCGACGGGGAAGACACCGGGGTCCGGGTTCCCCGTGACCGCGCGGTGGACGCGCTGGTCACCGCCGCGCGGGCGTTCGTGGCCTCGCGCGGGGACGCCTGGCGGTTGCGGGAGTCGGCGGCGGCCCGTGCACAGGTGCTCGCCGCCGTCCGTCCACTGGGGACGGTCGAAGCACCGGGGGAGGTGCCGCGGTCCGGGCCGCCACCGGTCGGTGGCCGGGTGGTCGCGCCGTGGTTCGGCTGCCTGTCGGGCACGCAGGCGCGAGCACTGGCCGCGCTGGCACCGTCGGTGGTGGTCACGCCGTGGCGGTCGATCGTGCTGCCCGCGGCGCACCCTTCGCTCGCGGACGCGGGGTTCTTCGTCGATCCGTCCACCCCGGGCGTGGCGCTGAGCGCGTGCATCGGCTCGCCGGGCTGCGCCAAGTCCCACGCCGACGTGCGGGCCGAAGCAAGCCGCGTGGCCGCCGCGCTGCCGGTGAGTCTCCGCGCACATTTCTCGGGGTGCGACCGGCGCTGTGGTAGACCCCGGGGCGATCATGTCGACGTGGTCGCCGCCGATGACGGGGGCTGTTTCGTGGACGGGCAACGGTTCTCGTCGGTGGACGAGTGGCGGGAAGGACGCGTGTGA
- a CDS encoding precorrin-8X methylmutase has product MIDYIRDGAEIYRHSFATIRAEAELAILPGDLAPVAVRMIHACGMVDLVDDLGYTLDVVESGRAALEAGAPVLCDANMIASGITRKRLPAANEVLCTLSDPAVPGLAERMGTTRSAAALELWRDKLPGSVVAIGNAPTALFRLLELLDEGVGAPAAIIGVPVGFVGAVESKEALAERAPAPYLVVRGRRGGSALAVAAVNAIASEVE; this is encoded by the coding sequence GTGATCGACTACATCCGGGACGGGGCGGAGATCTACCGCCACTCCTTCGCCACCATCCGGGCGGAGGCCGAGCTGGCCATCCTGCCCGGCGACCTGGCCCCGGTGGCGGTGCGGATGATCCACGCCTGCGGCATGGTCGACCTGGTCGACGACCTCGGGTACACGCTCGACGTGGTGGAGTCGGGCCGGGCCGCGCTCGAAGCGGGCGCCCCGGTGCTGTGCGACGCGAACATGATCGCCAGCGGGATCACCCGCAAGCGCCTGCCCGCGGCGAACGAGGTGCTGTGCACGCTGTCCGACCCGGCCGTGCCGGGGCTGGCCGAGCGCATGGGCACCACCCGGTCGGCCGCCGCGCTGGAACTGTGGCGCGACAAGCTGCCCGGTTCGGTGGTGGCCATCGGGAACGCGCCGACCGCGTTGTTCCGGCTGCTGGAACTGCTCGACGAGGGCGTCGGCGCACCGGCCGCGATCATCGGCGTGCCGGTCGGCTTTGTCGGCGCGGTCGAGTCGAAGGAGGCGCTCGCCGAGCGGGCACCGGCGCCGTACCTGGTGGTGCGCGGGCGGCGGGGTGGCAGCGCGCTGGCCGTGGCCGCGGTGAACGCGATCGCGAGCGAGGTCGAATGA
- a CDS encoding precorrin-2 C(20)-methyltransferase: MSGVLYGVGLGPGDPELVTIKAARVIEAADVIAYHSARHGRSIARSVAEPYLREGQLEEALVYPVTTETTDHPGGYDGAIAEFYELSAKRLAEHLDAGRSVVVLCEGDPFFYGSYMYMHERLADRYEAHVIPGVTSVSGAAAQLGLPLVQKEEVLTVLPGTLPGPQLAMKLAEADAAAVLKLGRTFTTVRDALAEAGKLDDAWYVERATWGSQRIERLADVDPESVPYFSLALLPSPAYASRVGAPEEEAVEPPSGGEVVVVGLGPAGPDWLTPEAAAALGAADHLVGYGPYLARVPQRAGQQRHSSGNRVEAERAVDALELALSGASVAVVSSGDPGVFAMASAVLEQADDPRFASVSVRVLPGVTAAQAAAARVGAPLGHDYCVLSLSDRLKPWEVIECRLDAVGAADLVLAIYNPASRSRVTQLAAAVEVLLRHRSADTPVVVARDVGGAGESVRVVTLGTLNPSEVDMRCLVIVGSSRTRVSESGAVWTPRTY, encoded by the coding sequence ATGAGCGGGGTGCTCTACGGCGTCGGGCTCGGTCCCGGCGACCCGGAACTGGTGACCATCAAGGCCGCGCGGGTGATCGAGGCGGCCGACGTGATCGCGTACCACAGCGCGCGGCACGGGCGCAGCATCGCGCGTTCGGTCGCCGAGCCGTACCTGCGCGAAGGTCAGCTGGAGGAGGCGCTGGTCTACCCGGTGACCACCGAGACCACCGACCACCCCGGCGGTTACGACGGCGCCATCGCCGAGTTCTACGAGCTGAGCGCGAAACGGCTCGCCGAGCACCTCGACGCCGGGCGTTCCGTGGTGGTGTTGTGCGAGGGCGACCCGTTCTTCTACGGCTCCTACATGTACATGCACGAGCGGCTCGCCGACCGGTACGAAGCCCACGTGATCCCGGGTGTGACGTCGGTCAGCGGCGCGGCGGCCCAGCTCGGACTGCCGCTGGTGCAGAAGGAGGAGGTGCTGACCGTGCTGCCGGGCACGCTGCCCGGTCCGCAGCTGGCGATGAAGCTGGCCGAGGCGGACGCGGCGGCGGTGCTCAAGCTCGGCCGCACCTTCACCACCGTGCGGGACGCGCTCGCCGAGGCGGGCAAGCTGGACGACGCGTGGTACGTCGAGCGCGCGACCTGGGGTTCGCAGCGCATCGAGCGGCTGGCCGACGTGGACCCGGAGTCGGTGCCGTACTTCTCGCTGGCCCTGCTGCCGAGCCCGGCTTACGCCTCGCGGGTGGGTGCACCGGAGGAGGAGGCGGTCGAGCCGCCGTCCGGGGGCGAGGTCGTCGTGGTCGGACTCGGTCCCGCCGGGCCGGACTGGCTGACGCCGGAGGCCGCGGCCGCGCTGGGAGCGGCCGACCATCTCGTGGGGTATGGGCCGTACCTGGCGCGCGTGCCGCAGCGGGCCGGGCAGCAGCGGCACAGTTCGGGGAACCGGGTGGAGGCCGAGCGCGCGGTGGACGCGCTGGAGCTGGCCCTTTCGGGTGCTTCCGTCGCGGTGGTGTCTTCAGGGGATCCGGGCGTTTTCGCGATGGCTTCGGCTGTACTGGAGCAGGCCGACGATCCGCGGTTCGCCTCGGTTTCCGTGCGCGTACTACCGGGTGTGACCGCCGCCCAGGCCGCCGCCGCCCGGGTGGGCGCACCTCTCGGCCACGACTACTGCGTGCTGTCGCTTTCGGATCGGCTGAAGCCGTGGGAGGTCATCGAATGCCGCCTGGACGCGGTGGGCGCGGCCGACCTGGTGCTGGCGATCTACAACCCGGCTTCGCGGAGCCGGGTCACCCAGCTGGCTGCGGCGGTCGAGGTGCTGCTGCGCCACCGTTCGGCGGACACCCCGGTCGTGGTCGCGCGTGACGTGGGTGGTGCCGGGGAGTCGGTGCGCGTGGTCACCCTGGGCACTCTGAATCCGTCCGAAGTGGACATGCGATGCCTGGTGATCGTCGGCTCGTCGCGGACGCGGGTGAGCGAGTCGGGTGCGGTCTGGACCCCGC